Genomic window (Penaeus vannamei isolate JL-2024 chromosome 7, ASM4276789v1, whole genome shotgun sequence):
AACATCTCGTCCAattggtctggacgagcaggacgagcagttccgaacgcagcattggtGTTTTGAGGCGATAATGGCATTCGTTTCCGCTACTATTTGctgctccctcttccttctcgctcccttttcatccatttttcttggttcttctttCCTGTGAAGATATCTGTGCTGTTTAACCCTTTGCTGCCTGGGGGTTTTGCAAGGTTTACAAAACACAACAGTGACCTTGATAAATGGGGGTAAAACAACAACTGCATAAagcatttttttaatattttttaacataatatttcatattatttttctatcaaaGAAGGGATTGGCACAAGGAAGGTTGTGACTGTGACAATAAGTACAAGATACCAGCATTTTAACAATGAAATTAAGAACCTAGTTCTTAATTTCATATACCTTAGGGGTCGCAGGTTTTGCAAACATAGTGATCGGACTGATTAGATTTTGTTGATTTTGAAcaaaattattttatcattttctttccagCAAGTGCTCTGTTGTATGAGGTAATTCACACATCAATCCAAATCCAAATCAAATTACTCATAGGGAACAAAACTAGTCCCAATAGTTCAATCTGCAGAACATCGATAGCACTCACTTCACAATGGAACCTGGAGAACATCAACGACGCTCAGAATCCACAGTCATACACAGTACATACCTCCATCATACACGAAATATGCGAACTAGTTTACCACTCTCCACTATTGACTTAGAAGGTCCAGGGGTTCCAGGCACAACGCCGGACCGCGCAGCCCAAACAACACTTGTACCGAGTTTGTGAAAGGATAAGCATAGAAATGGAGAGTCATTAGTGATTTTGAGCTTTCGTGAGATGTGTCTTTGTTATCGCGATATATTGTAAGCAAGCATTCCATTTTGAACAATACTTGACCAACTCACGTGGCGTTTTATGGACTTTACAGAATGTGTCAGATACATGTGAAAAGTTTGTACttacaattttattttttattacaatttgCAAAAAGCGAATTGAAAAAATGGAAACTGACAAGCTTACAGAATCGCTATCCTATCCATGAACGGTCcaataaaaaaattaagattcattttcattctttatcgTCCAATGAATGTTTTCCCCCACGCTATATTTGGCGAAAACAGAAATGTTGTATTATTTTCTTActgacaatttttctttttctttttttcgtttcgttataTTACAACCTGAATACTCTCAAATAATCATATATCTGTATTAATCTGTCTGTATAGTTTAATATTAAGGAAAATGGACGGATAGGTTCCCaaggccagacagacagatatgatgcgacagggagagagggagagagagagagagagagagagagagagagagagagagagagagagagagagagagagagagagagagagagagagagagagagagagaccaaaaaccATGTCTTTGTGAACCTTGAATTCCATATACAGTCCTTAGAATAATTACACATTTGACTATAGAACAATGAAATTAAAGATAATCACAACGATAATAACGTTTTCTGAGAAATTATCAGTAGATGAATGAGCaatctaaatatttttctttattcccccgGTGGGTTTTACATGTCAGAGGCAAGCACCGCCTTGTTTCGATAATCActaatttttttccttcaaagaaaaaaatccctttctacaCCTGAACTCTTCTGCTCTAGCACCTCCAGGACTCTGAATAGGTACATGTGTGCAGTCAACTGCACCCAATACCCCAGGAAAACCAgacatttcaaaataataattccTGATGTTAGAAAAATGTTCTCTCGATGGTCGTTTCACATAATCTTGTAGCAGAGATGCAATGGCTCGGACTATTTTGGCTGTGCAGTTGACCACAAGTTGTTGTGAAACGTCAAAAGTGTCAGCAATAGTCAACTGGAAGCTACCAGTGGCCATCCATCGCAATGTAATTAACAGTTGTAGGCGGGGTGGTACTGGTGATCCTGAAAAGAAATGCAACATGTTTTAGATTTTGACGTTCAGAATAAATCACTATTCTCTAAATATAACCCTTGTTATAAAACTCATACATATTTAGAACATTTTAATAACCATATCAGCAGATAattattatttacaaaatatCAACATGGCCATAGTATCATGATTACactaaaaatgttttatttatcaaGACATACTTAATAACTTCttacttatctatgtatttgttgtAATATTtagaaatttcaaaaaaaaaaaaaaacaaaaaaaaacttacaactgCATTTATAACAATACAAGCAAACGTTATAATGCTGTTAATATAAAATAATTCAACTGGCTCAATTAAGTCAATATTACCTCTCCCATCTCGAGTTCCTTGAATCTGTAGCTTGTCTAGTAAATTGAGTGCTGTTGTTTTTGATAAGCGGAATCTCTTGATGAACTCCTCATCATGCAGAGAATGGAAAAGATTCATCCTGTCAGTGATGCATCTTCTGGGAATATCCTGTTGGTCTGCAGCATCTGGGTCTTCAGGGGCTTCAAGACACTCTAATTCATCGAATGCTGCAGCCATTTCTGaaacaaattatatttattaaaatcCTTGGGAGTTTTACAAGACTAATGTATATTCACTATGGCATCTGACTTTGAAATGGAAGCTAGGTTAGAGTACTTGGAAAGGACATAAAATGTGTTTGGAAAATAATGGGTTATTATAAATACACTATTTATGACAAATTCTGCCAATATCAAGTTAATAACAATGTGATTGGTTAAAATGTTCATCACATTCGTGTATTGCCAAGCGATGGCCGTGGCCTCCACTAATAACAAGCAAACCAAATCGTATTTTCTAGGAAAATTGTGCTTTTCGATTATTCTGATAATTTAATAAACAATTAACAACTATTCAAACCAATATGATGTCCATTAACTTTGTAATGTTTGAGTTGCGGTTGAAGTTcatagaagataagtttcttagaatcactcattctatcgtttgcatatattatttttcgtctaaaaggcGGTTGTATGAAACTGGACATGCGCCAGTAAAACATCTCAGTGTTGATTAAATGGCCAATGCCAAGACGAGTTTGGTACCATCTCATATCTTCACTGAGGAGCAGAGTTATTCACTTTAACTGCGCAAAACACGTTCACtcactttttaaaatctttcatgATATGGTAACAATAGCTGTCGACAGTTTTCTTACctgatatgtgtgtttattttggggATGACAGTTGCGTTCTCGATGCTTTCCGCAGCTGCGCCTGTCTAGAAATCAACAAAGTATGGTTTAATACTTTTAAAAGTGAGGAAATTATAAAATCACATTCTCATTTACAATTAGTACAACTAAAATAAATAACACGTAAATTCTTAGTTATAATAAGTTAATTAAAATTAATTTAGTTTATCTTTATTGAGAAATACTTACGAACGtggcgatgaaagagagaggtataGCTGGCTTTCCTAGTCGGGCGATGTTCCAATACTTTTTCTACCGCGAACGCCTGGCGGAGCTGAAAATGGTGTTTTGCTGAACGAAAATTCGACCCTTTAGCGGCTGGCAACGTCTGGCGAAGGGAAAGCAGGGTCTCATGGTACCGACAACGGGAACGGCTGGCGAAGAGTCCGGCATTGCCTGGCTCTTGTTTTTTATAGTACGGCCCATAAGTTCTTTCAAGAGAACATTTTGGAAGGGTTTGACACAGAAAAAATACTTTATAATAAGTCAATCAAGTGGTCACCAGTGGTAAAGGGAATGTTATGctgtacaaaaaagaaagaaagaaaggaagaaaaaaaaataaaaacagactttGATTTCTGCTGTCGTTAGTGCATCCTCCTGCCGCTCCTCCTAAGGTTCAGGGGTGACCGAGGTCGACCTTCGAGCTGCAGCTTCACACTGTTGAAGGTGGTGGTGCCTAGAGCTCTTGTGCTTCTTCTGCGAGTTACTGTCTGCAGCGAACGTTGATTTGAAAGGCTTGGGTCTTGCCTTGTAAGTATCGCCATCTACACGTATGAGCCAGCGTCTGTAAAGGTCATGCTCCTGTCAGGCATCGCAGAATTTCCTCCTAAGGGCCATGTTAACATCTGGACTAAAGGAATGTAATACATTTAGAATATTTTCGCATATTTACTGTCACTCTGTCAAGAATGTTGTACGAGTTTGTATCACAATTTGTATTACACAGTATGAAAATGTTGCCAACGCTATTCAACACGAACAATGCTTACATTCTGGAAGGTTGGGAAATGCTTAGTGATTAAAGTGCATTGGGAactcatatttcttttatttggctGAAGAGTATGTGTTGCACGTGTTTatggtaatataatataaaatagataaattaataaacaaaaccaaacgcAGAAATAGCCGTTTATTTTCGATATTTACCTTATAGTATGAATTCCAATCTGGCGACCATGATAAGACACGGCTTTTCCAACTATGCATTCAATCAACCATtaataaaagatgaaaggaaatcaAATACAACATCTAATAAATTCAAAAGGATTGCGCCAAATGGATCTTTAACAAACATATTGGAATATATCAAACAGTTTTCCTGGAGACCAACAAATCATCTTTCTCAACAACAATGTGCACGTTCATGGCTCTTGAAACCATTCAGTATTATAAAACACATGGAAGTAAAGTTTATCTTAATTTACTAGATTGCACTAAAGCCTTTGATTttgtaagattaaaaaaaaaatgttcagtaTCTTAACAAAATAGAATATGTGTCCACTGATCCTACGACTGCTAATTACTATGAATATGAATTCTAGATATTGCATGAAATAGAATCACACAAAGTCAGATCAATTTAGTGTCACTAATGGAgtgaaacaggggggggggggtcacgtctCCTCTATTATTCACTCTACACTGACCCCCTTATTCGTGAATTAATATTCCTTTgcgacagttaaaaaaaaaaaaaaaaaaaaaaaaggatccaTTTGAATTTCTAAGAATTACAATAAGACGATTTGTTTAAAATAATTTTAAGATACTTTGAATGCGAAACAGCTAGACTCTACCAAGTATTCACAGGTGTATGTTATTTTATTACAAAGCCATATCCATTACATTAAGTTTAATCAAAAATTTAATTATGATTGACAGCTGCCTTTCCATAATTATTGAGTGCATAAACACTCTAATATGTAGTATTTGATAATACAGCCATAGTATAGATTAAATTAATTATACATCAATCATCATAAAATATTTAAACTCAATATGTGATTACggacgcgtgtgtatgtatacaagatTAGACTCACCGGGATTAGCAATAGAAGCTTCCTAGAAACGTGCACATTTTAGAAATCATATCAAAgaagatgacggtgatgatgagagcaagaacaatagtaacaaaaaatgaGTGTTGAAGCTACTAATACTGATGaaactgacaatgataacagtaacaatgatagtaataacaatgacaggcAACAAGCAGTACCTAGGATAAAGAGACCTTTCCATAATGAAACAGTTTTGGCCTAATATCCACACTGCTTATAAACTTACGATCTTTAAAGAATTCCTTCAGGAGCTAAAATTCCTCCTGTAAACAAAGGGCGTCTGCGGGTCTAGGAATCGTCTCGAACGCCCTTTTAAAACGCCCTGGATGTCACGCCCATTTCCTCTCCTATAGCTGtgtctaaccccccctcccccccctccgtcgtTTAGTAAATGTGATCAGTCCCaacgataataattctaatgaaaatGCCTCCAATGAATACAATAACACAGACAGTGACAAAAATTAGGATATCACGCAGATAGAAGGTTCCATTTATTTCATCAATGAATTTATCTTCGGAATTGGATgtatatcattaaataaataaatatataaatttgcagCCAAACAGCCATCTATTCTGCTTTCATTTCCGAGCTTATTAGCATGTCCGCTGGAGATGAGAGGACCTCGCTGTCAGCACGTCAGGAGGGCCTCGGTGCATCACGCTTGCTCATGCGTTCATTACCATACATACGATGCACagctatataaatatgaatatattaatctgtgattgtgtgtgtgtgtgtgtgtgtgtgtgtgtgtgtgtgtgtgtgtgtgtgtgtgtgtgtgtgtgtgtgtgtgtgtgtgtgtgtgtgtgtgtgtttgttgctaCTCGTTCACTACGTGGCCTATTCTTCTCTGCCATGTTGCATTTTAGATTTATTATTAGCCTTGGGTTTCGTTCTACGCCGCTGGGGTAGAGTGCGTGGGCCTTGGATAAGTGAATGGGATTTGTTCGAACTAATATTacaggtacgtgtgtgtgtgtgcacccatgAATGATTaataatcaatcataatgattaaaTGTAAGATATAAGGACAACACTCTACACATGAATTCAGCGCAACTAGAAAATCTGACGGTCTTGTGTTCATAGATAAATCAAACAAAAGTCACGTGCATCTAGTATTTTGTATCAAAAATGGCATAGTCAAGTTTGGAGACCGCAAGCTAAGGACAAACACGCCATGGCACCTTCTGTACAAATTCTATACTTACCAAATCATTTAGTCCTATGTATTTTTCAATAGAAATTTCAACAGAATTACCAGTAACATAAATTTCCAGTTACTCATATTTCAACATCGAATTATCAGTAACATAACTTCCAATTACTCGTATTTCAACAGAATTATCAGTAACATAACATAAATTACCCTCAGTAACATAACTTTCCAGTTCCTCCTACCCCAACCAATACCAGCCTCGCACACACGAACTGTGCTTGCAGGAGCACCCGGAGGCACAGACCTCTCGCGAGCGGGAGGCAGGCCGCCTCCGCTTCCTCTCGCACCATCACATTCATCGGTTTGTTTTGACGGGGAGAGCCGCGTCGGGGGATTCCTGGGCAGCGTTTAGCACGAGAAAAACTGTTGCTCGGTTGGTTATTTgcatgggggggagagagagggagagaaggagagagagagagagagagagagagagagagagagagagagggagagggagagggagagggagagggagagagggagagagggagagaaggaaaggagagaaggagagaagagagagagagagagagagagagagagagtgtgtgcgtgtgtgtgcaaacattaagaaagagagaatacaaaaaagCGTGGCATCCAGAAGTCTTGTTATGGGGCTGATATTAAGAACGATTTTCTCGCGTCCTGAAAGCAGTTGAAAATCGTGCAGTTTCTCTGGACATCACAACCACCATTTAATATATTCAGAACATCTAAAAATATTTCATTAAGTAGGTTGGTCATATCTTTTGTTCGATATTTGGATGgtatgcaaagcatttttttagttctattttagttgttattattgtaatcattattattattattttatcatcatcatcatcattatctttatcatcatcatcattggagtTGAACAGATCACGATAACCTTATAATTCATACTGCCATTTCTTGGACCTCAATCATCGCACCAATTAACAGACATAATTAGCTGCGAATTCCAATTGGTCAGTTTTCGAGCGAGGACCCTCCTGGCACCATATGACCCCCTGAGTTCTCTCCTTCGGTATTCgggaatgaggtcacggtattcaggaatgaggtcacggtattcgggaatgaggtcacggtattcgggaatgaggtcacggtattcgggaatgaggtcacggtattcgggaatgaggtcacggtattcgggaatgaggtcacggtattcgggaatgaggtcacggtattcgggaatgaggtcacggtattcgggaatgaggtcacggtattcggggaatgaggtcacggtattcaggaatgaggtcacggtattcaggaatgaggtcacggtattcaGGAATGAGGTTACGGTATTCgggaatgaggtcacggtattcgggaatgaggtcacggtattcgggaatgaggtcacggtattcgggaatgaggtcacggtattcgggaatgaggtcacggtattcaggaatgaggtcacggtattcaggaatgaggtcacggtattcgggaatgaggtcacggtattcgggaatgaggtcacggtattcaggaatgaggtcacggttttcaggaatgaggtcacggtattcgGGAATGAGGTCAGGGTATTCAGGAACGAGGTCACGGTATTCGGGAATGAGGTCACAGGAATTCAGGAATGAGGTCACAGGAATTCaggaatgaggtcacggtattcaGGAATGAGGTCACAGGAATTCaggaatgaggtcacggtattcaggaatgaggtcacggtattcgggaatgaggtcacggtattcaggaatgaggtcacggtattcaggaatgaggtcacggtattcgggaatgaggtcacggtattcaggaatgaggtcacggtattcgggaatgaggtcacggtattcaggaatgaggtcacggtattcaGGAATGAGGTCACAGGAATTCAGGAATTAGGTCACGGTATTCgggaatgaggtcacggtattcaggaatgaggtcacggtattcaggaatgaggtcacggtattcaggaatgaggtcacggtattcaggaatgaggtcacggtattcgggaatgaggtcacggtattcaggaatgaggtcacggtattcgggaatgaggtcacggtattcaggaatgaggtcacggtattcgggaatgaggtcacggtattcaggaatgaggtcacggtattcgggaatgaggtcacggtattcaggaatgaggtcacggtattcgggaatgaggtcacggtattcgggaatgaggtcacggtattcaggaatgaggtcacggtattcgggaatgaggtcacggtattcaggaatgaggtcacggtattcaggaatgaggtcacggtattcaggaatgaggtcacggtattcaggaatgaggtcacggtattcgggaatgaggtcacggtattcgggaatgaggtcacggtattcaggaatgaggtcacggtattcaGGAACGAGGTCACAGGAATTCAGGAATTAGGTCACGGAATTCAGGAATGAGGTCACAGGAATTCaggaatgaggtcacggtattcaggaatgaggtcacggtattcaggaatgaggtcacggtattcaggaatgaggtcacggaattcaggaatgaggtcacggtattcgggaatgaggtcacggtattcaggaatgaggtcacggtattcaggaatgaggtcacggtattcaggaatgaggtcacggtattcgggaatgaggtcacggtattcgggaatgaggtcacggtattcgggaatgaggtcacggtattcaggaatgaggtcacggtattcgggaatgaggtcacggtattcgggaatgaggtcacggtattcgggaatgaggtcacggtattcaGGAATGAGGTCACGATATTCAGGACAGCACCTTTAGCTTCATCCCCTTCGTTATCAATTCTACTCTTTCAATCGCGTTTCTCCAAGCCTCTTCGTTATCACTGTTtccactcctcatcctcccttcctattccttacCTTTTCCCCTCAAGGCAAAGACTCCAGTCACTCTCCTCTTTGTGAATCCTTAaggtccttttttattttttattttattatattttattttatttattcatttatttattttttatataaaattttgttTCCAGTTCCTCGGAGGTGTTTCATCTTCGTTTACTTCCCTTATATTTTTCCTGgtttcctttgttcttcttttactttttcttcctccgtttgtctttctgtctcctgttCCCTTTTTCCTACGACACATTACACGCAAAGGAGATGAGATTTGAAGTAAgaagcatctttctctctctccttgagtgCTTACATGTACTCTGTTATGCATGCAGTTCGTCCTTCTGCGCATTcatggaaaagaataaagagagagatagagagggagagagagagagagagagagagagagagagagagagagagagagagagagagagagagagagagagagagagagagagaaagacagagagagagagaaacgaaaaaggaatACAGATATCAACACCTGCACGATATAATAACCCTCTGACTATTCCGTCCCTGGGttgtgagagaggaaaaagacatgaaatgaaaatattgGTCGAAAGGGAATCGAGAAACGCCAACGGAAGGCTTCGGTCGAGTTCGAAGTAATTGGATTTCTTTGGAGGAATTATCAAAGGCAGTTGGGGAACCGAAGAGAACTGCTGACAGCTTTACATTCCATTAGATGCAACAGTTAGACTCTATGAGGAAACAATCAAAGAAAGCGTTAGGGCAGTTTATAAAATTAGAAGAATTATATAGTTAAAAATTGTGAAAACGGTTCAAGCAAAATTAAACCGGATTGTAATATTTACCAATGCGAATTCTGAGAAGgttgaaaagcaaagaaaagacatGGACTGCAAAACATATAAAGCTTAAACCCGAAGGATAAAGCGCCCACAGAAATGCAATGAAATGCgacaacaaagaaatgaa
Coding sequences:
- the LOC138862084 gene encoding putative nuclease HARBI1, with amino-acid sequence MAAAFDELECLEAPEDPDAADQQDIPRRCITDRMNLFHSLHDEEFIKRFRLSKTTALNLLDKLQIQGTRDGRGSPVPPRLQLLITLRWMATGSFQLTIADTFDVSQQLVVNCTAKIVRAIASLLQDYVKRPSREHFSNIRNYYFEMSGFPGVLGAVDCTHVPIQSPGGARAEEFRCRKGFFSLKEKN